A region from the Desulfobotulus mexicanus genome encodes:
- a CDS encoding heavy metal translocating P-type ATPase, whose amino-acid sequence MSRIRYMPDNPSVQVVHSIPGRFRVKSRVFTNPALDPDYVTAFIAALPAVFQVRMNTGSGSIVVEHDPGADVRDEIMIRLKNLPNEAFLPEAPRGSGPDLFEVGTRTFAAAITPFLPRSLQGPFSWALSIPTLMNGAETLVTEGLKVEVLDASVRLMSLARKNYFVGNAVGAMLSMAAYLEESSTRQANDLLKNLLRPQADRLRVERDGAEVLIDSDQAMVGDIVICGPGEMIPVDGLVISGEASVNACSITGESSPVHARPGIEVLSGGIIEEGRLRVEALNVGKETSMARIGKFLEKSLRTQSGHQRWSNTLADRLVPLTFGIGLGVYALTGSAARAASVLAVDYSCAIKLATPVAVRTAMYHAGQNGVLLKGAQALEALGSVDTLIFDKTGTLTHGLLELTDILPLEDFTEDEVLALAAGAEEHYGHPVARAVLKAAREKNLSLPPISQVDFIVAHGVSAYVDDKRVLVGSRHFIEEDEGISCTQVDGKADLLQDEGKTLLYMALEGRLVALMALRDTLRSEAGDTLKALKASGFNHLVMLSGDQPRPVHAVADQLKELDEVHAGLKPEDKARIVARLKEEGRKVAFVGDGVNDSPALLSADVGICMSEGADLARDAAQVILMKDDLKGLVLARSIARDTARVLHNSLWSAVGINSTLLVLAGTGRISTLTSAALHNASTIGILAYAAMNKGEQDALQS is encoded by the coding sequence ATGAGTCGAATCCGATATATGCCAGACAATCCCTCTGTTCAGGTGGTACACAGCATTCCGGGAAGATTCCGTGTGAAAAGCAGAGTCTTCACCAATCCTGCCCTGGATCCCGACTATGTGACCGCCTTCATTGCCGCCCTTCCCGCTGTATTTCAGGTGCGCATGAACACAGGTTCCGGCTCCATTGTGGTGGAGCATGATCCCGGAGCCGATGTGCGGGATGAAATTATGATCCGGCTGAAAAACCTTCCCAATGAGGCATTCCTGCCGGAAGCTCCCCGGGGAAGCGGGCCGGATCTTTTTGAGGTGGGAACCCGCACCTTTGCGGCAGCCATAACCCCCTTTCTGCCCAGATCCCTTCAGGGTCCTTTTTCCTGGGCACTGTCCATTCCTACCCTTATGAACGGTGCTGAAACCCTTGTCACTGAAGGCCTTAAGGTGGAAGTGCTGGATGCTTCCGTAAGGCTGATGTCTCTGGCCCGGAAAAATTATTTTGTGGGTAACGCCGTGGGAGCTATGCTCTCCATGGCTGCCTACCTTGAAGAATCCAGCACCCGTCAGGCCAATGATCTTCTGAAAAACCTCCTTCGCCCCCAGGCAGACCGGCTCAGGGTGGAAAGGGATGGTGCCGAGGTTTTGATTGACTCGGATCAGGCCATGGTGGGGGATATTGTGATCTGCGGTCCCGGAGAAATGATTCCCGTGGACGGGCTTGTGATATCCGGCGAAGCTTCCGTAAATGCCTGTTCCATTACTGGAGAATCCTCTCCCGTCCATGCCCGTCCCGGAATAGAAGTGCTTTCCGGTGGTATCATTGAAGAAGGCAGGCTGAGGGTGGAAGCCCTGAATGTGGGCAAGGAAACCAGCATGGCCCGAATCGGAAAGTTTCTGGAAAAATCACTGCGAACCCAGTCCGGCCATCAGCGCTGGAGTAATACTCTGGCAGACCGGCTGGTGCCCCTGACCTTCGGCATTGGTCTTGGTGTTTACGCCCTGACCGGCTCAGCGGCCAGGGCCGCATCCGTACTGGCTGTGGATTATTCCTGTGCCATCAAGCTTGCAACGCCCGTGGCCGTGCGCACGGCCATGTACCATGCAGGCCAGAACGGGGTGCTGCTAAAGGGTGCCCAGGCCCTGGAGGCCCTGGGCAGTGTGGATACCCTTATTTTTGATAAAACCGGCACCCTAACCCACGGGCTTCTGGAACTTACGGATATTCTGCCTTTGGAAGATTTCACCGAAGATGAGGTACTGGCTCTGGCAGCAGGTGCGGAAGAACATTACGGTCACCCGGTTGCCAGGGCTGTTCTGAAGGCTGCCAGGGAAAAAAATCTCAGCCTGCCGCCCATAAGTCAGGTGGATTTCATTGTGGCCCACGGCGTTTCTGCCTATGTGGATGACAAGCGTGTACTGGTTGGAAGCCGCCACTTCATAGAAGAAGATGAGGGGATTTCCTGTACGCAGGTGGATGGTAAGGCGGACCTCCTTCAGGATGAAGGAAAAACCCTTCTGTATATGGCTCTGGAAGGAAGGCTTGTGGCACTCATGGCCCTAAGGGATACCCTGCGCAGCGAAGCTGGAGACACCCTGAAAGCCCTGAAAGCTTCAGGATTTAATCACCTTGTGATGCTCAGCGGAGATCAGCCGAGACCTGTACACGCCGTTGCGGATCAGTTAAAAGAGCTGGATGAGGTTCATGCAGGCCTGAAACCCGAGGACAAAGCCCGTATTGTGGCGAGGCTTAAGGAAGAAGGCAGAAAGGTTGCCTTTGTGGGGGACGGGGTGAATGATTCTCCGGCTCTGCTTTCTGCGGATGTGGGCATCTGCATGTCCGAAGGTGCTGATCTGGCAAGGGATGCGGCCCAGGTTATACTTATGAAAGATGATCTGAAAGGCCTTGTACTGGCAAGAAGCATTGCCCGGGACACGGCAAGGGTGCTGCATAATTCCCTCTGGTCTGCGGTGGGTATCAATTCAACCCTGCTGGTTCTGGCGGGTACGGGACGCATCAGCACCCTAACCTCCGCCGCCCTGCACAATGCATCAACCATCGGTATTCTGGCCTATGCTGCCATGAACAAAGGAGAACAGGATGCTCTTCAGTCTTGA
- a CDS encoding YtxH domain-containing protein: protein MSHNNTPYYYYPQTGYNYAPQEYNTAYSYGYQADPNEYLVHSDGQAYYPPQAPGSYESWVDFRNSGYLKGFVVGAAAALVLTNPTIQKALVGGVVKIWSAVQGGVEEVKEQIHDIRAEMSQKES from the coding sequence ATGAGCCATAATAATACGCCCTACTATTACTACCCCCAGACAGGCTATAATTACGCTCCCCAGGAATATAATACCGCTTATTCCTATGGATATCAGGCTGACCCCAATGAGTATCTCGTACATTCCGATGGCCAGGCTTATTATCCACCCCAGGCACCGGGCAGCTATGAAAGCTGGGTGGATTTCCGCAATTCCGGCTATCTTAAAGGCTTTGTGGTGGGGGCTGCTGCCGCCCTTGTACTGACCAACCCAACCATACAGAAGGCCCTTGTGGGCGGTGTGGTGAAAATATGGTCTGCTGTACAGGGCGGAGTAGAGGAAGTTAAGGAACAGATTCATGATATCCGGGCTGAAATGAGCCAGAAGGAATCCTGA
- a CDS encoding magnetosome protein MamC, with translation MSRMDMQNTNPTSLHIGVAPRASLAMGAAGALVGGSIATAKNIRRVKEDEITKEAAVKDVLKESATTGIATAIGTAAVSAVGLRGTLSLLGLLSVTIGVKYLADKAVSDKKA, from the coding sequence ATGAGCCGCATGGATATGCAGAACACAAACCCGACCAGCCTGCACATCGGTGTTGCGCCCAGAGCCTCCCTGGCCATGGGTGCTGCAGGAGCCCTTGTGGGAGGCAGCATCGCCACAGCAAAAAACATCCGAAGGGTAAAGGAGGATGAAATAACAAAGGAAGCAGCTGTCAAGGATGTGCTTAAGGAAAGTGCCACCACGGGTATAGCAACGGCCATTGGAACAGCAGCCGTGAGTGCGGTGGGGCTTCGGGGCACCCTTTCTCTCCTGGGGCTTCTTTCCGTAACCATTGGTGTAAAATACCTTGCTGACAAGGCTGTATCCGACAAAAAGGCCTGA